From a single Miscanthus floridulus cultivar M001 chromosome 8, ASM1932011v1, whole genome shotgun sequence genomic region:
- the LOC136477006 gene encoding uncharacterized protein, producing MISAPLRVSAPKAAVGGSSFLFGGASSVEPKSKPSKTKIRCAAAPAVGRGSAAAATLYEVLGLRAGATGREIKAAYRRLARERHPDVAPAPGAAAEFVRLHDAYATLSDPDTRARYDRGAVPVAVAVAQRPWSGGGGGVYGRPRRTWETDQCW from the coding sequence ATGATCTCTGCGCCTCTGCGGGTGTCGGCGCCGAAGGCTGCCGTCGGGGGGTCGTCGTTCCTGTTCGGCGGCGCGTCCTCCGTCGAGCCCAAGTCCAAGCCCAGCAAGACCAAGATCCGGTGCGCCGCGGCGCCGGCTGTGGGGAgggggagcgccgccgccgccacgctgtACGAGGTGCTGGGCCTGCGCGCCGGCGCGACGGGCCGGGAGATCAAGGCCGCGTACCGGCGCCTGGCGCGGGAGCGGCACCCGGACGTGGCGCCCGCTCCCGGCGCCGCCGCGGAGTTCGTCCGCCTCCACGACGCCTACGCCACGCTCTCCGACCCGGACACCCGCGCGCGCTACGACCGCGGCGCCGTGCCCGTGGCCGTGGCGGTGGCGCAGCGCCcttggagcggcggcggcgggggcgtctACGGCCGGCCCCGCCGCACATGGGAGACGGACCAGTGCTGGTAG
- the LOC136477003 gene encoding kinetochore protein NDC80 homolog isoform X2, whose amino-acid sequence MRSGGGRWLPKPSLAPSTASEATPALDASVIRNLDSAFSRGDSAAASLCSSGPATAGAGVGAAPNFYDSATQTAALRVVNAFLAPAAALRGPLPAAGDIQAALHLLVDRLHLPRNDATFEDDLIQDFLLLECPYKVTSSALKALGAPHSWPVLLSVLHWLTLLCYSQGDDLDAPGDPSNDLLLHTTQSYSHFLLGDAAAVAALDEQYASNARMTGEASIATVRALEKEAEELETKVNKLISGPSRREALEAEKEALIADIQKFEAVVNASQYEDDEAFARALQDAEERDVADRPMALVGIGRAMEQDDAGDEEEDEDDGVHTQDAWEDVDPNEYSYEELIALGEVVGTESEGLAADTIASLPSVTYQAQGKQDGNMEQCVICRVEFDEGESLVALPCKHPYHSECINQWLQLKKVCPMCSAEVSTSVNKQA is encoded by the exons ATGCGGAGTGGCGGCGGCCGCTGGCTTCCCAAGCCCTCCCTGGCACCCTCCACCGCATCCGAGGCCACCCCAGCGCTGGACGCCAGCGTCATCCGCAACCTCGACTCCGCCTTCTCCCGCGGCGACTCCGCGGCCGCCAGCCTCTGCAGCAGCGGCCCCGCCACCGCCGGTGCGGGcgtcggcgccgcccccaacTTCTACGACAGCGCCACGCAGACCGCCGCGCTCCGCGTCGTCAACGCATtcctcgcccccgccgccgcgctcCGGGGGCCTCTGCCCGCCGCGGGCGACATCCAGGCGGCGCTCCACCTCCTCGTCGACCGTCTCCACTTGCCCCGCAACGACGCCACGTTCGAGGATGACCTCATCCAGGACTTTCTCCTTCTCGAGTGCCCCTACAAGGTCACCAGCTCCGCACTCAAGGCCCTCGGCGCCCCGCACTCGTGGCCAGTGCTGCTCTCCGTACTCCACTGGCTCACCCTCCTCTGCTACTCCCAAGGAGACGACCTGGATGCCCCGGGCGACCCATCCAACGATCTCTTGCTCCACACCACCCAGAGCTACTCCCACTTCTTATTGGgggacgccgccgccgtcgcggccCTCGACGAGCAGTACGCCTCCAATGCCCGGATGACTGGTGAGGCGTCCATTGCAACAGTTCGTGCCCTggagaaggaggccgaggaactGGAGACCAAGGTGAATAAGCTCATCTCGGGTCCTTCGCGTCGGGAAGCACTGGAGGCAGAGAAGGAGGCCTTGATTGCTGATATTCAGAAGTTTGAGGCAGTGGTGAATGCTTCGCAGTACGAGGACGACGAGGCCTTCGCGCGCGCCCTGCAGGATGCCGAGGAGCGCGACGTCGCCGACAGGCCCATGGCGCTCGTTGGGATCG GGAGAGCAATGGAGCAGGATGATGctggggacgaggaggaggacgaagatGATGGGGTTCATACACAG GATGCATGGGAAGATGTTGACCCAAATGAATACTCTTATGAG GAGCTAATTGCATTGGGTGAAGTTGTCGGTACGGAAAGCGAAGGCCTTGCTGCTGACACTATTGCTTCATTACCTTCGGTAACTTACCAGGCACAAGGCAAGCAAGATGGCAACATGGAGCA ATGTGTTATTTGTCGTGTGGAGTTTGATGAAGGCGAGTCATTAGTTGCACTTCCTTGCAAACACCCATACCATTCTGAGTGCATAAACCAGTGGCTGCAGTTAAAAAAG GTATGCCCGATGTGCAGTGCTGAAGTTTCCACTTCTGTGAACAAGCAGGCATGA
- the LOC136477003 gene encoding kinetochore protein NDC80 homolog isoform X1, producing the protein MRSGGGRWLPKPSLAPSTASEATPALDASVIRNLDSAFSRGDSAAASLCSSGPATAGAGVGAAPNFYDSATQTAALRVVNAFLAPAAALRGPLPAAGDIQAALHLLVDRLHLPRNDATFEDDLIQDFLLLECPYKVTSSALKALGAPHSWPVLLSVLHWLTLLCYSQGDDLDAPGDPSNDLLLHTTQSYSHFLLGDAAAVAALDEQYASNARMTGEASIATVRALEKEAEELETKVNKLISGPSRREALEAEKEALIADIQKFEAVVNASQYEDDEAFARALQDAEERDVADRPMALVGIGDWRAMEQDDAGDEEEDEDDGVHTQDAWEDVDPNEYSYEELIALGEVVGTESEGLAADTIASLPSVTYQAQGKQDGNMEQCVICRVEFDEGESLVALPCKHPYHSECINQWLQLKKVCPMCSAEVSTSVNKQA; encoded by the exons ATGCGGAGTGGCGGCGGCCGCTGGCTTCCCAAGCCCTCCCTGGCACCCTCCACCGCATCCGAGGCCACCCCAGCGCTGGACGCCAGCGTCATCCGCAACCTCGACTCCGCCTTCTCCCGCGGCGACTCCGCGGCCGCCAGCCTCTGCAGCAGCGGCCCCGCCACCGCCGGTGCGGGcgtcggcgccgcccccaacTTCTACGACAGCGCCACGCAGACCGCCGCGCTCCGCGTCGTCAACGCATtcctcgcccccgccgccgcgctcCGGGGGCCTCTGCCCGCCGCGGGCGACATCCAGGCGGCGCTCCACCTCCTCGTCGACCGTCTCCACTTGCCCCGCAACGACGCCACGTTCGAGGATGACCTCATCCAGGACTTTCTCCTTCTCGAGTGCCCCTACAAGGTCACCAGCTCCGCACTCAAGGCCCTCGGCGCCCCGCACTCGTGGCCAGTGCTGCTCTCCGTACTCCACTGGCTCACCCTCCTCTGCTACTCCCAAGGAGACGACCTGGATGCCCCGGGCGACCCATCCAACGATCTCTTGCTCCACACCACCCAGAGCTACTCCCACTTCTTATTGGgggacgccgccgccgtcgcggccCTCGACGAGCAGTACGCCTCCAATGCCCGGATGACTGGTGAGGCGTCCATTGCAACAGTTCGTGCCCTggagaaggaggccgaggaactGGAGACCAAGGTGAATAAGCTCATCTCGGGTCCTTCGCGTCGGGAAGCACTGGAGGCAGAGAAGGAGGCCTTGATTGCTGATATTCAGAAGTTTGAGGCAGTGGTGAATGCTTCGCAGTACGAGGACGACGAGGCCTTCGCGCGCGCCCTGCAGGATGCCGAGGAGCGCGACGTCGCCGACAGGCCCATGGCGCTCGTTGGGATCGGTGATT GGAGAGCAATGGAGCAGGATGATGctggggacgaggaggaggacgaagatGATGGGGTTCATACACAG GATGCATGGGAAGATGTTGACCCAAATGAATACTCTTATGAG GAGCTAATTGCATTGGGTGAAGTTGTCGGTACGGAAAGCGAAGGCCTTGCTGCTGACACTATTGCTTCATTACCTTCGGTAACTTACCAGGCACAAGGCAAGCAAGATGGCAACATGGAGCA ATGTGTTATTTGTCGTGTGGAGTTTGATGAAGGCGAGTCATTAGTTGCACTTCCTTGCAAACACCCATACCATTCTGAGTGCATAAACCAGTGGCTGCAGTTAAAAAAG GTATGCCCGATGTGCAGTGCTGAAGTTTCCACTTCTGTGAACAAGCAGGCATGA
- the LOC136477003 gene encoding kinetochore protein NDC80 homolog isoform X3: protein MRSGGGRWLPKPSLAPSTASEATPALDASVIRNLDSAFSRGDSAAASLCSSGPATAGAGVGAAPNFYDSATQTAALRVVNAFLAPAAALRGPLPAAGDIQAALHLLVDRLHLPRNDATFEDDLIQDFLLLECPYKVTSSALKALGAPHSWPVLLSVLHWLTLLCYSQGDDLDAPGDPSNDLLLHTTQSYSHFLLGDAAAVAALDEQYASNARMTGEASIATVRALEKEAEELETKYEDDEAFARALQDAEERDVADRPMALVGIGDWRAMEQDDAGDEEEDEDDGVHTQDAWEDVDPNEYSYEELIALGEVVGTESEGLAADTIASLPSVTYQAQGKQDGNMEQCVICRVEFDEGESLVALPCKHPYHSECINQWLQLKKVCPMCSAEVSTSVNKQA from the exons ATGCGGAGTGGCGGCGGCCGCTGGCTTCCCAAGCCCTCCCTGGCACCCTCCACCGCATCCGAGGCCACCCCAGCGCTGGACGCCAGCGTCATCCGCAACCTCGACTCCGCCTTCTCCCGCGGCGACTCCGCGGCCGCCAGCCTCTGCAGCAGCGGCCCCGCCACCGCCGGTGCGGGcgtcggcgccgcccccaacTTCTACGACAGCGCCACGCAGACCGCCGCGCTCCGCGTCGTCAACGCATtcctcgcccccgccgccgcgctcCGGGGGCCTCTGCCCGCCGCGGGCGACATCCAGGCGGCGCTCCACCTCCTCGTCGACCGTCTCCACTTGCCCCGCAACGACGCCACGTTCGAGGATGACCTCATCCAGGACTTTCTCCTTCTCGAGTGCCCCTACAAGGTCACCAGCTCCGCACTCAAGGCCCTCGGCGCCCCGCACTCGTGGCCAGTGCTGCTCTCCGTACTCCACTGGCTCACCCTCCTCTGCTACTCCCAAGGAGACGACCTGGATGCCCCGGGCGACCCATCCAACGATCTCTTGCTCCACACCACCCAGAGCTACTCCCACTTCTTATTGGgggacgccgccgccgtcgcggccCTCGACGAGCAGTACGCCTCCAATGCCCGGATGACTGGTGAGGCGTCCATTGCAACAGTTCGTGCCCTggagaaggaggccgaggaactGGAGACCAAG TACGAGGACGACGAGGCCTTCGCGCGCGCCCTGCAGGATGCCGAGGAGCGCGACGTCGCCGACAGGCCCATGGCGCTCGTTGGGATCGGTGATT GGAGAGCAATGGAGCAGGATGATGctggggacgaggaggaggacgaagatGATGGGGTTCATACACAG GATGCATGGGAAGATGTTGACCCAAATGAATACTCTTATGAG GAGCTAATTGCATTGGGTGAAGTTGTCGGTACGGAAAGCGAAGGCCTTGCTGCTGACACTATTGCTTCATTACCTTCGGTAACTTACCAGGCACAAGGCAAGCAAGATGGCAACATGGAGCA ATGTGTTATTTGTCGTGTGGAGTTTGATGAAGGCGAGTCATTAGTTGCACTTCCTTGCAAACACCCATACCATTCTGAGTGCATAAACCAGTGGCTGCAGTTAAAAAAG GTATGCCCGATGTGCAGTGCTGAAGTTTCCACTTCTGTGAACAAGCAGGCATGA
- the LOC136477003 gene encoding kinetochore protein NDC80 homolog isoform X4 encodes MRSGGGRWLPKPSLAPSTASEATPALDASVIRNLDSAFSRGDSAAASLCSSGPATAGAGVGAAPNFYDSATQTAALRVVNAFLAPAAALRGPLPAAGDIQAALHLLVDRLHLPRNDATFEDDLIQDFLLLECPYKVTSSALKALGAPHSWPVLLSVLHWLTLLCYSQGDDLDAPGDPSNDLLLHTTQSYSHFLLGDAAAVAALDEQYASNARMTGEASIATVRALEKEAEELETKYEDDEAFARALQDAEERDVADRPMALVGIGRAMEQDDAGDEEEDEDDGVHTQDAWEDVDPNEYSYEELIALGEVVGTESEGLAADTIASLPSVTYQAQGKQDGNMEQCVICRVEFDEGESLVALPCKHPYHSECINQWLQLKKVCPMCSAEVSTSVNKQA; translated from the exons ATGCGGAGTGGCGGCGGCCGCTGGCTTCCCAAGCCCTCCCTGGCACCCTCCACCGCATCCGAGGCCACCCCAGCGCTGGACGCCAGCGTCATCCGCAACCTCGACTCCGCCTTCTCCCGCGGCGACTCCGCGGCCGCCAGCCTCTGCAGCAGCGGCCCCGCCACCGCCGGTGCGGGcgtcggcgccgcccccaacTTCTACGACAGCGCCACGCAGACCGCCGCGCTCCGCGTCGTCAACGCATtcctcgcccccgccgccgcgctcCGGGGGCCTCTGCCCGCCGCGGGCGACATCCAGGCGGCGCTCCACCTCCTCGTCGACCGTCTCCACTTGCCCCGCAACGACGCCACGTTCGAGGATGACCTCATCCAGGACTTTCTCCTTCTCGAGTGCCCCTACAAGGTCACCAGCTCCGCACTCAAGGCCCTCGGCGCCCCGCACTCGTGGCCAGTGCTGCTCTCCGTACTCCACTGGCTCACCCTCCTCTGCTACTCCCAAGGAGACGACCTGGATGCCCCGGGCGACCCATCCAACGATCTCTTGCTCCACACCACCCAGAGCTACTCCCACTTCTTATTGGgggacgccgccgccgtcgcggccCTCGACGAGCAGTACGCCTCCAATGCCCGGATGACTGGTGAGGCGTCCATTGCAACAGTTCGTGCCCTggagaaggaggccgaggaactGGAGACCAAG TACGAGGACGACGAGGCCTTCGCGCGCGCCCTGCAGGATGCCGAGGAGCGCGACGTCGCCGACAGGCCCATGGCGCTCGTTGGGATCG GGAGAGCAATGGAGCAGGATGATGctggggacgaggaggaggacgaagatGATGGGGTTCATACACAG GATGCATGGGAAGATGTTGACCCAAATGAATACTCTTATGAG GAGCTAATTGCATTGGGTGAAGTTGTCGGTACGGAAAGCGAAGGCCTTGCTGCTGACACTATTGCTTCATTACCTTCGGTAACTTACCAGGCACAAGGCAAGCAAGATGGCAACATGGAGCA ATGTGTTATTTGTCGTGTGGAGTTTGATGAAGGCGAGTCATTAGTTGCACTTCCTTGCAAACACCCATACCATTCTGAGTGCATAAACCAGTGGCTGCAGTTAAAAAAG GTATGCCCGATGTGCAGTGCTGAAGTTTCCACTTCTGTGAACAAGCAGGCATGA
- the LOC136472961 gene encoding kinetochore protein NDC80 homolog translates to MRRGGGRRFPKPSLAPSTASEATPALDASVIRNLDSAFSRRDSDAASLCSSRPASTAGAGVGAAPNFSDRPTQVAALRVVNGFLAPGVTLRGPLPAARDIQAALRRLVDRLQLARNDATFEDDLIQDLRILGCPYKVTRSALKAPGTPHSWPVVLAVLHWLTLLCHSQGDDLDAPGGPSNDLLLYTTQGYSHFLLGDDDAVAALDEEYSSKARMTGEASVATVGALEKEAEELETEVNKLISGPSRGGALESEKEAFIADILKFKAVVDAWKTKINEKEQALGSLEKELEAKVSDTERSAAEVQDLLKQVDAQPVNVRGMDRMRREMQVIEDDIANAEKGKAALEDKVWEVEAKLVTKLEELEKLAEQCNQALKKLKPTVDFQYMINSKGSSPAEMLGTGYKTVLKPALVAHVEENKRSCLSNLENLNDLQKQLHGNVKVLEEERNNISSLQAKNDEMVARLNSLDREIINDDSRFTSEAGQMKDELEKKKNSLISLEKQADDFFKTSEKRLQDATHKVEEETQAAAKDLLELLDGMTEHKEFIETTIAQRRTALYETADYIASLLG, encoded by the exons ATGCGGCGTGGCGGCGGCCGCCGGTTCCCCAAGCCCTCCCTGGCACCCTCCACCGCGTCCGAGGCCACCCCAGCGCTGGACGCCAGCGTTATCCGCAACCTCGACTCCGCCTTCTCCCGCCGCGACTCCGACGCCGCCAGCCTCTGCAGCAGCCGCCCCGCTTCCACCGCCGGTGCGGGcgtcggcgccgcccccaacTTCTCCGACCGCCCCACGCAGGTCGCCGCGCTCCGCGTCGTCAACGGATTCCTCGCCCCCGGCGTCACGCTCCGGGGGCCTCTGCCCGCCGCGCGCGACATCCAGGCGGCGCTCCGCCGCCTCGTCGACCGTCTCCAATTGGCCCGCAACGACGCCACGTTCGAGGATGACCTCATCCAGGACCTTCGCATTCTCGGGTGCCCCTACAAGGTCACCCGCTCGGCACTCAAGGCCCCCGGCACCCCGCACTCGTGGCCGGTGGTGCTCGCCGTACTCCACTGGCTCACCCTCCTCTGCCACTCCCAAGGAGACGACCTGGATGCTCCGGGTGGCCCATCCAACGATCTCTTGCTCTACACCACGCAGGGCTACTCCCACTTCTTGTTGGGGGATGACGACGCCGTCGCGGCCCTCGACGAGGAGTACTCCTCCAAAGCCCGGATGACTGGTGAGGCGTCCGTTGCAACAGTTGGTGCCCTggagaaggaggccgaggaactGGAGACCGAGGTGAATAAGCTCATCTCGGGTCCCTCGCGGGGGGGAGCACTGGAGTCAGAGAAGGAAGCCTTCATTGCTGATATTCTCAAGTTTAAGGCAGTGGTGGATGCTTGGAAAACTAAGATCAACGAAAAGGAACAGGCGTTGGGGAGTTTGGAGAAAGAGTTGGAGGCAAAAGTGTCGGACACCGAGCGCTCTGCTGCTGAAGTTCAGGATCTATTGAAACAGGTGGATGCTCAGCCGGTGAATGTGAGGGGTATGGATAGAATGCGTAGGGAGATGCAGGTGATTGAAGATGATATTGCCAACGCCGAGAAGGGGAAAGCCGCACTGGAGGATAAGGTCTGGGAAGTTGAAGCTAAGCTGGTTACCAAGCTTGAGGAGCTTGAGAAGCTTGCTGAGCAGTGCAACCAGGCCCTCAAAAA GTTGAAACCTACTGTTGATTTTCAGTACATGATAAATTCTAAAGGATCTTCTCCTGCTGAGATGCTTGGTACTGGTTACAAAACAGTACTAAAACCTGCACTTGTGGCTCATGTTGAGGAGAACAAGAGGAGTTGTCTCTCAAATCTTGAAAACCTAAATGATCTACAGAAGCAGCTGCATGGAAATGTTAAGGTTCTAGAGGAGGAAAGGAATAATATTTCCAGTCTCCAGGCAAAAAATGATGAG ATGGTTGCTCGTTTGAATTCACTGGATCGTGAAATTATAAATGATGACTCAAGATTCACATCTGAAGCTGGACAAATGAAAGATGAGTTGGAGAAAAAGAAGAATAGTTTGATTTCTCTTGAAAAGCAGGCAGATGACTTTTTTAAG ACATCGGAGAAGAGGCTCCAAGATGCAACACATAAAGTTGAAGAAGAAACTCAGGCGGCTGCTAAGGACCTGCTGGAGCTTCTTGATGGCATGACTGAACATAAAGAGTTCATTGAAACAACAATTGCTCAGAGGAGGACGGCCCTCTATGAAACTGCAGATTATATAGCCAGCCTGTTGGGCTGA